In the Rhinolophus ferrumequinum isolate MPI-CBG mRhiFer1 chromosome 12, mRhiFer1_v1.p, whole genome shotgun sequence genome, TCCTTTGAGCAGAGCATCCGGGCAGAAATAGAGCAGTTTTTGAGTGAGAAGAAACAGCACGAGACCCCAAAATGTGACGTGTCTGCAGATAAAGCACCAGACCCCAACGACAGCTTGGCCAGACCGGCACTGAGATCCAGCAAAGAGCCAGTCAAGGCGTACCGGCAGGATTTGATGGGAGCGCGTAAGGAGGTTGTCTTCCGGAAACCTCCCCGGTTGGCGAAGGCAACGGCACAGCCCAGAGGCCTGAGGTCCAGGGTCACCACTGAGCCAGAGAGCATGGGTGGCACGAAGCCAGCAGCCCCTAGGCCAGCCGCCACCTGCTGCCCTGTGGAAGCAGCCCAGAGCAAAGGTGGGGTCAAGAGGGGCGTGGGCCTTGGGAGGAGGGGGAAGCGACTCCAGAGCGCAGCCCAGGTGCACGAGGCGTCCGACTCGAGCAGCGACGACGGCATTGAGGAGGCCATCCAGCTGTACCagctggagaaaaggaaggaggcaggCGGGGACCCACTGCAGAAAACCCTACCGGGGGAAGAGCAGGGGCCCGACCCTCCTACACACAGCATGAGCCACTCCACAAAAAGTGCCTTGCCAGAAACCCACCGGAAAATGCCAGGCAAGAAGAAGCCGGTGGCCTCGAAGACCATGGACCTCGGCCCAGGTGGCGTTGACCCTGACCATCCCTCTAAGCCACCAAAGGAGACCAAAGCCCCTGCCCTGCCAGGAAACACGGCTGCCAAGAGTGAGTTTGTGGACCGATCCTCATGCCGAGCAGACACGCCCACCGAGCTGATGTGTGCCGAAGCCATCCTGGACATTTCCAAAACGATCCTGCCAGCGCCTCGAGAAGGCAGTGACAGACCCCTGTCTGCCAGCCCGCTCCTCCGTCCCCCAAACGTGCTTGCGCGCTCGGATGGGGACAGCAGCTCGGTGGATAGTGACGACAGCATAGAGCAGGAGATCCGGACGTTTCTGGCGCTGAAGGCACAGTCGGGGAGTTTGCTGGCCAGAACGGAAGCCTGCCCGCAGTCCACACACAGCCCACTGCCGTCGCCGGGCCCCAATGGCCAGGCTGGTGGCCCCAAAGCCCCTGTCTCTAAGACACAGGCCCTGTCGCTGAGCTGTAAAAGGAAACGCAGAGGCAGCAGCAACACTGTGCGGCCACCTACACCcaagaaaatgagagagatggggaaggaggtCACCTTGGACTGTGACCACAGCCAGGGAAAAGCCAGCAAGGCCCCCGGAAGGGAGGGTGAGGCCGGCAGTCAGCCTCTGCCCTGCAGGACGGTCGGGCTGGGCGCGGAGGGTACGGCGCCAGACACGAGGGGTGGCGTGTCGCCAGGCCAGGGGAAGGCGGTCGAGGTGGGGGGTGTCGACGAGAAGGACAGCTCCGAGGAGAAGAGCAGCTCCCTGGACAGCGACGAGGACCTGGACACTGCCATCAAGGATTTGTTACGATCTAAGCGGCAGCTCAAGAGACGGTGTCGGGACCCCAGGGCGGCCTGCAAGAAGAAGGTTAGGTTCAGCACCACCGAGGCCCAGTTCCTGGATCAGCTGGGTGGCTTCCAGAGAGACTGGAAAGATAAAAGCCCACACCTGCTGAAAAGCTGCCTCTCAAAGTCCAAAAAGGACAGCAGGGAGAACCTGCTAAGGAAACCTTTGCGCGTCTTCGGCCGCCAAACAGAGAGCACGAAGCCAGTGGGTGCTGGCCCCGCGGACGCGCCCGCAGCCCTCCCGTCAGGGCCACGAGCCTGTGAGGGGCACCTGTTCTCCCACGAAGCAGAAGACCACGGACTTCGCGGCTCAGCCGCCAGCCCCGGCTCCCGGTCTGACGACAGCAGTTCTGTGGACAGCGACGATAGCATCGAACTAGAAATCAGGAAGTTTTTGGCAGAAAAGGCCAAAGAGTCCGTGAGCAGTTCAGAAATTCTAGGAGGGGGTCCCACCACGCTCGGGCCGGGGAACGTGTCCAGGCCAGAGCTGCTGTGCCGAAAGGCAGTGGCCCCGGCTCTGGCCCTTCAGCCTGGAGTGTGCACGCGGAGCCAGAGGGTCAGGGGGACCCCGCAGCCAGCCATGGGGCCGAGGGCCAGCCCCCACGCTGACCAGGCCTGCCTCCCCGCTGCTCTGGCCAGAGGCCAGCTGGTGCCGCCCAGGAGTGCCAGTGGGACTGTGTCTGCCAGAGGGTCACCCACTGGTAAGAGAAACCTTTATCCTTACAAAGACCAAAGCCCACGAGGGACCGGGCCTGCCTCCGGGGACAGGGCTTTTGGTCAGCTGTCCAGTTGTGTGGAAGCTGGCGCCCAGGCAGGGAGCCCCAGTGGGGCCTTGCCCGTGACCTCCAGGAGCCGGAGCGCACTGACGCGGAGCCCGGGAGCAGACAGGGAAGGGGGGCCCCAAGCTGGCCTCACCCTCCCATGGGGCGACTTTGCCCACCAGAGTCGGCTGCAGAGCACATGGGTGCTGAGCTCAGAAGGCAGGGACATGGCGTGGAAAGGGGGCCTCGGGAGCAAGAGGGAGAAGGGACCCGAGGGCCAGGCCCCGTGTGCACCCAGCCTCCCCCCAGACCCCAAGAGAGGCCTGCCTTTCGCAGGCTTCTCTCCGCTGCTCTCCACACAGTTATTCCACTTTGGGAAGAGTGTCTCCTGGGGGGGCAAGCCAGCCGGCCTCTTCAGCACACCCCTGAGCCTGCCTCTGCAGGGCCCGTCCTTCTCGGCCTTCAGAGAGCCTCCGGCCAGCCATGGCCCCGTGTTTGGAAGCTCGCACTTGCTCGTGAAGAAGGAGGGTGGACACTGGCCCAGTCGGAAGGCGCCGGCAGCGCTCAGCTTACACGACAAGAGGAACTCGGGTTCAGAGGAGGCTATTTTAGACCTGAGGTATCGACAGAGGGTGATGGATGGAGGCAATGACGACCCGGAGGCCTGGGGCAGCGATGCCAGTGAGCTGAGTGACACCTCCGTGGAGGAAGGCGGCAGCCCCCTGGCCAAGGGCAAGGTCCTCAAGCTGTGAGTACACGTCCCGGTTGCAGCGTGTGTGGAGAGCACGCGTATGTGCGTGGGTCTGCTGCTGTGGTGAAGGGGAGAGCGCGCAGGAAACCATGTCTTGTTTCACACATGTGTCCTGGTAAATATGATTTTTGTagcttttttgtaaattatttaaagtgctgtaaaaactatttttggaaaatatagttgtTTGATTTTGTAGAGAGCCCCTCATTGCAGTTTCTGTGGTCTCCATACAAGTCTTAGGTTTGCCCATACTTGGTTCTGCCCGTCACAGCCAGGTTTAAAGTGACTCTGAGACTGATACTTTGGGGTGATTGCTGCTGGCAACATCCGGCAGTGCCTGCAGTTCAGCCTGAGGGGGCAGCAGTGACGCCCTCCCGGGCACCACCAGAGCCCCCGTCCTGGTCTCTGTCGGGAGGCTCCTGGCCAGCACTTGTTATCTAGGGGCCCTGGGCCCGGGCAGCCGGAGCACATCCCCGGAACATGCGGTCACAGCCTCCAATCGGAAGGACGTGTCAAAGCACAGAGGCCGGCAGGCACCCTGGCTGCTCCCCGCTGCGTGGAAATCCCAGCTGAGGGCTCGGCACGATCACCCCAGTTCCCACACGAAGCCTTTATTGTCTCGTGTCCTATCCCATTCAATGTCTTCATGGTTCTAACAGCTCGATGAACCTCTTTACATGGGAGTTGCTGTTCATTTTTAGCCACGGCCCGATGAGGTAACGGGCAGCTTGTGTATCTGTAATGTCGTGTTATGAGCTGTGCCCACCAATGAGCTTGGCTGGAGCTGCCCAGACAGCCGGAGCACCGACGACAGAGCCCAGCACCCTCCAGGGAGCAGCCGAGCAGACACTTCCCACGGCTTTTGGAGGGCCTACCTCCCAGGGCTGCGTCGTCCCCCGCGCTCTCAGTGTTTGagcacagaagagggaaaagcatGACCGTCTGGGCCTTCTGCTCTGTGGCTGTGGAGGCACCCGTGGCTACTATAGAGAGAGAAGGGACAGCTGCATCCCTTGGGGCTGGACACTGACCAGGCAGAACCTTTACGTGCATTTGTCTGGCAAACTTTCATCAGTTGCCTGGAGTTTGACAGCTCACAGTGTGACGTGGCTGGGACGGCCCTGGAACGAGGTTGACTGCAGCTGAACGTAGTTCGTATTCTCACTGTGAGTGAATTTTCCACACGGCGTGTGCCCCTGGGTTTTAGCAGTGATTCGCTTCTGTGCCCAAAGGTGGACCTGCCCCGGCACCCACAGTCGGTGTCTGCTGGGTCAGATGCTGGACGAGGGGGCCCATGGACGCTGACTGGTGCCTGTGTGATGTGCATTCGAGATCCCCGTTGTCAAGTATTCATTCACTGAATTGCTTCCAGGAAAAACAGTTCATGTAATccatactttaaattttatttaatttttagggaGTGTATTTAACACTCGAAAACAAACATCAGCTTGTTTTGTATATAAGAACCGTTTTCTAAAGGCTAATAAATCAAGCACTGCTTAAGAGTCAGTTTATGGAGTTTGTCCTGTGCAGGGACCTTCACGAGATGTCATGAGCACCCAGTGTCTGCCACCTGCAGTGTCCCACCGGTGCCATCAGCACATTTAGCACTGAGCACCTGCCACGCTGCTGCTTCCGCCCATGCCAGCCTCGCCTGTTCCCAGGCAGGACCCCTCACACCtgcctctcttcctgcctcccgAGTTCCCACCACCTGTGTGGCACTGAGCCCCATTCTGGGTGCCTACCGTCGCTTACACGTGCCTTATTTTCACAAACCGGACATAAGCCTGATTGCACGGTCCATCCCTGAGACAGCCGACAAAACACATTGTGTTGCACACCCTAGGCGGGCTGGCGCGTGCCAGGGCCACGGTCGGAAGTGTCCCCCGCACCCTGTCTGGAAAGGGCACTGCAGTCGGGGCAGATTGGGCTGCCGAGTGACGACTGGCTGTGATGTTTGCAGCCTCTGTCCCACACTTCCGCTGGCCCGGGCCTGACCTGGCCACGTACGGCAGTGTCACAGGAGCCGCTGCCTGCAGTGCTAATTGCACACTTGTGGACAGAGAGCCAGGTGAATGATGAGTCTCTAAACCCAGCTGTCATTGTGAAGACCCCCAGACGAGTCACACCCACAGAGCTGCCCTCGCCTCCCAGGGAGTGGGCAGTGGGTCTGTGCCTGGGGCCAGGGTTCATTTCATTCAGTGCGAGGAAGGGGGCCGAGTTTCAGAGGTGTCTGGTGCTCTGGGGCAGGTCGGCGGGGCCCGTCTGCAGTCAAGTCCCACAGAGCAGGAACgggagtgggagtgggaaggaggagaCAGTCCTGTTCATGTTCCGTGCTCACCACCCACGTCCCCCTGTAGAGGGTCTTCTGCGGCCAAGAGTCACTCTCGTCTGTTGCTCAGAATCTGAATAGTCAGGTGACAGGTGCTCCCAGCCTGAGAGATATTTGCTCTGGGAAAGCAGGCACTAAATTTAAACACTAGCACCTTATCTTTgcataggaaaatataaaaagtattgcCACCTTGATTCCCTGCTCTCCGGAAATTAAGGGCCTGTACCCAGAGAAACGGCACAAATCCCACCCCCGGTGCCTGCAAACCACAACCAGGTTAGTACCGGACACGGCCACTAGGGGGCAGTGCACTGTTTGCCGACTCAGGCGTCTGCTATTTTGTGTGCTGGACAGAGTTTTTTCCAGCATTGATGTAGTTTACTATGTTTGAAACCTCTTATTCTAATTGACTATAATTAAAAGATTAAAGGTTACTGGAGGAAAATACACAAACGTAAACGAAAATATACGGTTTGAGTAAGAAGTGACTGGTTTTAAGCCAACCCAGCAGCTAAATAATTAGTCAAGTGTCATGAAACTTCACTTTTCAGTGTTTGCTTTCAGAGTGGAATCAAAGGCTAGACCAAGCAAAGACCTATTCATAGATGAAGCCAGGTTTTCAGGAATAGCCACGAACGTTAATATTTTAGCTGGCTTTTGTCACACCTAATGTCTCGGTTGCCATTTCTATAATTATTCTGCTGGATTTAAGATTTTGAAAGAACTCAGTACAAAGGTCAGAGTGAGGGgatgtcattttcatttctcagccACCCATTCTGTATGCTGTCACCCCAATGAGAACAGTTAGACCGGTGGATctaatctcttttttccccaggGCTCAATACACAAAGATTCCAGTCTGAAAATATGTCAAAAAGGTAAAGTTCACAAAATTCATAATCGCTGGAGTTCCTATAGGACTTGTGCAAATATGTAGAAAGTTAGGGTCAGAAAGTGGGGTCAGACACTGGTGACCTCGTCTCTCCCAGGACATACCCAAGGCTGGTACAAGCCCAGGGCCGGCCACAAGCCACCTCCTTTGGACCCTAATTTTCCCATCTGGAAGTGGAGGTGCAGGTGTAAGTTTGCCGCAGGGGTGTGTGTCCAATGAGATGACAATGTTGAAGCCCCTGGAACGACGGCAGACAAATGGAGAGGAGCGGCCACCCACAGCACACAGGGGCCGAGGTGTCAGAAGAACAGCAGCTGAGTTTTGGGGAAGATGGACATGTAAACCAAAGgtatttctgttttccaactTCCCATTTATTCTATTTGTCTATTATTAGTAATCTTATTATTTCTAAATGTAGAGTTTAACTCATTAGCAACTGTCACTGAAATGTTAGTGTATTGGCTACCATCAGTGCCCAGTTATGATGCCAGCACGCACCTTGGGACACCTGTTGGTGAGGTTGGCATCTTTTTTTTGTTAGGAAAACAGATGTATctcaattttaatgaagtccaattcatGAATCTGTAAGAAACCTTGGCCTACTCGAGGTCACGAAGACAACATTCCCTAGGCTTTCTCCTggaagctttattgttttacctgCCCTATCTGTGTATGGAGCGATTggcatttcttttgtttgttgatgtCAGCTTGAAGATACTCCCAGCCCAAACTGGGGCTTTTTTCCTAATGgtctctcctgtgtgtgtggcTTGGGAAGCTGTCTTGTTCCACGAATGCTGTTCACCAGTCTGAGGTAGGAGCACAAAGCTCGTTTGCTGCCAGCTTTATTCTCCCCTGGAACTGCTGACCTG is a window encoding:
- the PPP1R26 gene encoding protein phosphatase 1 regulatory subunit 26; the protein is MFLMNAPPVLALQSTWEAFSPPGSCRFPGCFSEATEGVGGRAVRASVHMIISTFQGARAARGMSHERALHGSQRAERGRDARWAPSPASAACALAADFDPKGVEQAADVSPSLLDSDSDDSVDRDIEEAIQEYLKAKSGATQPPAPADGDSQPEPPPSSTPTALCPPKLAAGSGGVPGSRVGAGEDQGSTSPVSVSSEDSFEQSIRAEIEQFLSEKKQHETPKCDVSADKAPDPNDSLARPALRSSKEPVKAYRQDLMGARKEVVFRKPPRLAKATAQPRGLRSRVTTEPESMGGTKPAAPRPAATCCPVEAAQSKGGVKRGVGLGRRGKRLQSAAQVHEASDSSSDDGIEEAIQLYQLEKRKEAGGDPLQKTLPGEEQGPDPPTHSMSHSTKSALPETHRKMPGKKKPVASKTMDLGPGGVDPDHPSKPPKETKAPALPGNTAAKSEFVDRSSCRADTPTELMCAEAILDISKTILPAPREGSDRPLSASPLLRPPNVLARSDGDSSSVDSDDSIEQEIRTFLALKAQSGSLLARTEACPQSTHSPLPSPGPNGQAGGPKAPVSKTQALSLSCKRKRRGSSNTVRPPTPKKMREMGKEVTLDCDHSQGKASKAPGREGEAGSQPLPCRTVGLGAEGTAPDTRGGVSPGQGKAVEVGGVDEKDSSEEKSSSLDSDEDLDTAIKDLLRSKRQLKRRCRDPRAACKKKVRFSTTEAQFLDQLGGFQRDWKDKSPHLLKSCLSKSKKDSRENLLRKPLRVFGRQTESTKPVGAGPADAPAALPSGPRACEGHLFSHEAEDHGLRGSAASPGSRSDDSSSVDSDDSIELEIRKFLAEKAKESVSSSEILGGGPTTLGPGNVSRPELLCRKAVAPALALQPGVCTRSQRVRGTPQPAMGPRASPHADQACLPAALARGQLVPPRSASGTVSARGSPTGKRNLYPYKDQSPRGTGPASGDRAFGQLSSCVEAGAQAGSPSGALPVTSRSRSALTRSPGADREGGPQAGLTLPWGDFAHQSRLQSTWVLSSEGRDMAWKGGLGSKREKGPEGQAPCAPSLPPDPKRGLPFAGFSPLLSTQLFHFGKSVSWGGKPAGLFSTPLSLPLQGPSFSAFREPPASHGPVFGSSHLLVKKEGGHWPSRKAPAALSLHDKRNSGSEEAILDLRYRQRVMDGGNDDPEAWGSDASELSDTSVEEGGSPLAKGKVLKL